The Bacteroidota bacterium genome includes a region encoding these proteins:
- a CDS encoding molecular chaperone DnaJ produces MSYRLPTTFADACGRIDAARRAADLFGALEGDATRQHSALRERYRAFAFVVHADRNGGDPSATTAFQRLGALYESAQQQLRLGTYGRPRALAVLRHADVTYRLHDIHARGDVADLYLATAETKRGTATLVLVKSARSSADNDLLTNEAWALRRLRERVDPCSDDARLLAHVTSLCASFDVQSADGTQRRANVLDWEDGWVSLVDVKRAYPAGVHPADMAWMFNRLLAALALTHACGLVHGTVVPAHVLVRPEDHHGRLIDWGYAVPLPTRAAGTPPATRVQTASESIRAISLPHRAFYPPEVLAKQPPTPGTDLYMAALTMLWLVGGDAATQTPPRGLDPRLVAFFRSCLLPNPARRPQDAWALFGEFRDLLQTLYGPPRFRPFAMPSNPA; encoded by the coding sequence GTGTCCTACCGACTGCCCACCACCTTCGCTGACGCATGTGGCCGCATCGATGCGGCCAGGCGAGCGGCTGACCTGTTTGGAGCGCTGGAAGGGGACGCCACCCGACAGCATAGTGCCCTGCGTGAGCGCTATCGCGCCTTCGCGTTCGTCGTCCACGCCGACCGCAACGGCGGCGACCCGAGCGCTACCACGGCTTTCCAGCGTCTCGGCGCGCTCTACGAATCCGCCCAGCAACAGCTTCGACTCGGTACCTACGGGCGACCCCGCGCGCTGGCGGTGCTCCGGCACGCCGACGTCACCTACCGCCTCCACGACATCCATGCACGGGGCGATGTGGCGGATCTCTACTTGGCCACCGCCGAAACCAAGCGAGGGACGGCAACCCTCGTGCTTGTCAAGAGCGCACGGTCGTCGGCGGACAACGATCTGCTCACCAACGAGGCCTGGGCGCTGCGCCGTCTCCGCGAGCGCGTCGACCCGTGCAGCGATGACGCGCGGCTGCTCGCACACGTGACGTCGCTCTGCGCTTCGTTTGACGTTCAGAGCGCGGACGGCACGCAGCGCCGCGCCAACGTGTTGGACTGGGAAGACGGCTGGGTGTCGCTCGTTGACGTGAAGCGGGCGTACCCCGCGGGTGTCCACCCGGCGGACATGGCCTGGATGTTCAACCGCCTCCTCGCCGCGCTCGCGCTGACGCACGCCTGCGGCCTCGTTCACGGTACCGTCGTCCCCGCGCACGTTCTGGTCCGCCCCGAAGACCACCACGGGCGGCTCATCGACTGGGGCTACGCGGTGCCGTTGCCGACCCGAGCCGCTGGAACGCCACCAGCGACACGCGTCCAGACGGCGTCGGAATCGATCCGCGCGATCAGTCTGCCACACCGTGCCTTCTATCCGCCTGAGGTGCTCGCCAAACAGCCGCCCACGCCAGGCACGGACCTCTACATGGCCGCGCTGACGATGCTCTGGCTCGTCGGCGGCGATGCGGCGACCCAGACCCCGCCACGGGGCCTCGACCCGCGCCTTGTGGCATTCTTCCGGAGCTGCCTGCTGCCTAACCCAGCACGCCGTCCGCAGGACGCCTGGGCGCTCTTCGGCGAATTCCGCGACCTCCTGCAGACGCTCTACGGCCCGCCTCGCTTCCGCCCGTTCGCGATGCCGTCGAACCCGGCATAG
- a CDS encoding hemolysin III family protein, with protein sequence MRRRAVRPRSVRRRAARIQAIRRQNAPPSRLARTRTVVQWRARRVVEAHQKRLREEIANSLTHGLGMVLALIFVPVLIVLGVMRGDFVHVTTFSIYGGALIAVYTTSTLFHAFFDKPWKDTFHVLDHMAIYLLIAGTYTPIVLLSVPGPVGWTLLTLVWTLSVFGIVYKLFYTGRFKRFSLILYLLLGWSAVLIAKPLIAAMPLEALFWIVAGGVFYTVGTLFFAWEKLPFSHAIWHVFVLAGSACHYYVILGYVLRGGW encoded by the coding sequence ATGCGCCGCCGAGCTGTCCGACCGCGCTCCGTCCGTCGACGTGCCGCACGCATCCAGGCGATCCGGCGCCAAAATGCGCCGCCGAGTCGGCTCGCGCGCACCCGCACCGTCGTGCAGTGGCGTGCTCGGCGGGTGGTCGAGGCGCACCAGAAGCGGCTGCGAGAGGAGATCGCGAACTCGCTGACGCACGGGCTGGGCATGGTGCTCGCGCTCATCTTCGTCCCGGTGCTGATCGTCCTCGGCGTCATGCGTGGCGATTTCGTGCACGTGACCACGTTCTCGATCTACGGCGGCGCGCTCATCGCGGTCTACACGACCTCGACGCTCTTCCATGCCTTCTTCGATAAGCCGTGGAAAGACACATTTCACGTGCTCGACCACATGGCGATCTACCTCCTGATCGCAGGCACCTATACGCCGATCGTGCTCCTGAGCGTGCCGGGACCGGTAGGCTGGACGCTCCTCACGCTCGTCTGGACGCTCTCGGTGTTCGGCATCGTCTACAAGCTCTTCTACACGGGGCGGTTCAAGCGTTTCTCGCTCATCCTCTATCTCCTGCTCGGGTGGTCGGCGGTGTTGATCGCGAAGCCGCTGATCGCCGCGATGCCGCTCGAAGCGCTGTTCTGGATCGTGGCGGGGGGCGTGTTCTACACGGTTGGCACCCTCTTTTTCGCCTGGGAGAAGCTGCCGTTCAGCCATGCTATTTGGCACGTCTTCGTGCTCGCCGGTAGCGCGTGCCATTACTACGTGATCCTGGGCTACGTCCTACGCGGCGGCTGGTGA
- a CDS encoding NUDIX domain-containing protein, protein MPSPPVDPSTLRFAVLAVDVVVFALHEETLRVRLIPVDRPAVAGREGFPGGLVAPTETAEQAAARLLRDKAGIDPETVYLEQLHTFSAVDRDPRGRVVSVAYLGLTTIAEDVIDTDAADSDTLYSGSGARWQPMDDLPALAYDHDAMASVAGRRLRERLRATNLIGRLLPESFTLTILQDAFESLLGERLDRRNFRRRVQELGLVEPTGEERREGRGRPAALFRVAEADVRAIPLL, encoded by the coding sequence ATGCCATCGCCACCGGTCGACCCGAGCACGCTCCGCTTCGCTGTGTTGGCCGTCGACGTGGTGGTGTTTGCGCTGCACGAAGAGACGCTCCGGGTGCGACTGATTCCGGTGGACCGGCCAGCGGTGGCTGGGCGTGAGGGGTTCCCTGGCGGGCTGGTCGCGCCGACCGAGACGGCCGAGCAGGCGGCCGCGCGGCTGCTGCGCGACAAGGCGGGCATCGACCCCGAGACGGTCTATCTGGAGCAACTGCACACCTTCAGTGCCGTTGATCGGGACCCGCGCGGGCGCGTCGTGTCCGTCGCCTACCTCGGGCTGACGACGATCGCCGAAGATGTCATCGACACCGACGCAGCCGATAGCGACACACTATACAGCGGCAGCGGGGCCCGGTGGCAGCCCATGGACGACCTCCCCGCGCTAGCCTACGACCACGACGCGATGGCCTCGGTGGCAGGGCGGCGCCTGCGCGAACGGCTACGCGCCACCAACCTGATCGGTCGGCTCCTGCCGGAGAGCTTTACGCTGACCATCCTGCAAGACGCCTTCGAATCGCTCCTCGGCGAGCGCCTCGACCGGCGCAACTTTCGGCGGCGTGTGCAGGAACTAGGCCTCGTCGAGCCGACAGGAGAGGAACGCCGAGAGGGACGGGGGCGGCCTGCTGCGCTGTTTCGGGTGGCCGAGGCCGACGTGCGGGCCATTCCGTTGCTCTAA
- a CDS encoding SDR family NAD(P)-dependent oxidoreductase: protein MTQDPTPPTVFITGASSGIGEACAEAFAQRGARLVLCARRLDNMQRVAQGLRDTYGVAVHAFALDVRDAEAVTEAVAALPEAFAHIDVLVNNAGLSRALDPAYANEVRHIDDMVDTNVKGLLYVTRAVVPGMLERGRGHIVNIGSTAGHEVYRGGTVYCATKHAVGAITRGLKMDLHGTPLRVSTVDPGLTETDFSLVRFEGDATRADAVYATTTPLQASDIADAVVYVATRPAHVNIAEVILTPVAQSSASLIDRQ, encoded by the coding sequence ATGACTCAGGACCCGACACCCCCTACCGTTTTCATCACGGGGGCCTCCTCAGGGATTGGCGAGGCATGCGCTGAGGCGTTCGCGCAGCGCGGGGCGCGCCTCGTGCTGTGCGCTCGCCGCCTCGACAACATGCAGCGCGTTGCGCAGGGCCTGCGTGACACCTACGGCGTGGCGGTGCACGCGTTTGCGCTCGACGTGCGCGATGCCGAGGCCGTCACTGAGGCCGTGGCGGCGCTCCCGGAGGCGTTCGCCCACATCGACGTGCTGGTCAACAACGCCGGGCTCTCACGGGCGCTCGACCCGGCCTACGCCAACGAGGTGCGCCACATTGACGACATGGTAGACACAAACGTGAAGGGTTTGCTCTACGTCACGCGCGCCGTCGTGCCTGGGATGCTGGAGCGCGGGCGCGGCCACATCGTCAACATCGGCTCCACGGCTGGCCACGAGGTCTACCGAGGCGGCACGGTGTACTGCGCCACGAAGCACGCGGTCGGCGCCATCACGCGTGGGCTCAAGATGGACCTCCACGGCACGCCCCTCCGCGTCTCGACCGTCGACCCAGGTCTCACCGAAACCGACTTTTCGCTCGTCCGCTTCGAAGGCGACGCCACCCGCGCCGATGCCGTCTACGCAACGACGACGCCGCTGCAAGCCTCCGACATCGCCGATGCGGTCGTCTACGTCGCCACCCGGCCTGCGCACGTCAACATCGCCGAGGTGATCCTCACGCCCGTAGCGCAGTCCAGCGCCTCGCTCATCGACCGGCAATGA
- a CDS encoding alkaline phosphatase, translating to MRASPPAHSLLWLLVLLFAAPWASAQPAEPNAPPPPRNLIVLIPDGFGPTSQTMAREYLHEIEGRELVLDRILSGAVRTYASDSRVTDSAASATAYASGVKTYNGAIGLDATRAPVATILEAAEARGMATGLVATSRITHATPAAFAAHVPQRGMELDIAAQMLDQGIEVILGGGRPFFLPTDTNTDYAGRRDDGRDLVEEARERGYAVALDRAGFNAFSAIPLGGADTAPPVLGLFSDSHLAYEIDRDPSKEPSLAEMASFALAHLSTDPNGFFLMIEGSRIDHAGHGNDPVGHLHDIIAFDEAVAGALAFAEQDGETLIVVMADHETGGLSLGRNLDGRGIYDWRPDVLAQATRSVEGMLALVDEGMAPDTLMATRGGIVDLTDDERSALRDAVGVIRGPGSLYSVMAAILSERALIGWTTGGHTAVAVNLHSYGPHAERFAGVMQNDAIGRTLADVMGFDLDALTAELRAELRQEPETVVE from the coding sequence ATGCGCGCGTCTCCCCCCGCCCACAGCCTGCTCTGGTTGCTTGTCCTGCTGTTCGCAGCGCCCTGGGCCTCAGCGCAACCAGCCGAACCGAATGCGCCCCCGCCGCCCCGCAACCTCATCGTGCTCATCCCCGACGGCTTCGGCCCTACCTCGCAGACGATGGCGCGGGAGTATCTCCACGAGATCGAGGGCCGCGAGCTCGTGCTCGATCGCATCCTGAGCGGGGCGGTGCGCACGTATGCCTCCGACAGCCGCGTGACCGATTCCGCTGCCAGCGCCACGGCCTATGCCTCCGGCGTGAAGACCTACAACGGCGCCATCGGCCTCGACGCGACGCGGGCGCCGGTTGCCACGATCCTGGAGGCGGCCGAGGCGCGCGGCATGGCCACGGGCCTCGTGGCGACGAGCCGCATCACGCACGCCACGCCCGCGGCGTTTGCTGCCCACGTGCCACAGCGCGGGATGGAGCTCGACATCGCCGCGCAGATGCTGGATCAGGGTATTGAGGTGATCCTGGGCGGAGGGCGGCCGTTTTTTCTTCCCACCGACACCAATACGGACTACGCTGGCCGTCGCGACGATGGCCGCGACCTCGTCGAGGAGGCGCGCGAGCGCGGCTATGCCGTCGCGCTGGACCGGGCGGGCTTCAACGCCTTCAGCGCCATACCGCTCGGCGGTGCCGACACCGCGCCTCCCGTGCTCGGCCTCTTCAGCGATTCGCACCTGGCGTACGAGATCGACCGCGACCCGTCGAAAGAGCCCAGCCTCGCTGAGATGGCCTCGTTCGCGCTTGCGCACCTGAGCACCGACCCCAACGGCTTCTTTCTGATGATCGAGGGCAGCCGCATCGACCACGCGGGGCACGGGAACGATCCTGTGGGCCACCTGCACGACATCATTGCGTTCGACGAGGCCGTGGCGGGGGCTCTTGCGTTTGCCGAGCAAGACGGCGAGACGCTGATCGTGGTGATGGCCGACCACGAGACAGGCGGCCTGTCGCTGGGGCGCAACTTGGACGGGCGCGGCATCTACGACTGGCGACCGGACGTCCTCGCCCAGGCAACACGTAGCGTTGAGGGGATGCTCGCGCTAGTCGACGAAGGCATGGCCCCGGACACGCTTATGGCGACCCGCGGCGGCATCGTCGACCTGACGGACGACGAGCGCAGCGCGCTACGCGACGCCGTCGGTGTTATTCGAGGCCCCGGCTCGCTCTACAGCGTGATGGCGGCCATCCTGTCAGAGCGCGCGTTGATCGGCTGGACGACAGGGGGGCATACGGCTGTCGCCGTGAACCTGCACAGCTACGGGCCGCATGCGGAGCGTTTCGCAGGTGTGATGCAGAACGACGCCATCGGCCGGACGCTGGCCGACGTGATGGGCTTCGATCTCGACGCGCTCACCGCGGAGCTTCGCGCAGAGCTTCGCCAGGAACCTGAGACCGTTGTGGAGTAG
- a CDS encoding DEDD exonuclease domain-containing protein has protein sequence MDLSTPIDQATFVVTDTETTGARAGEDRLIELAAVKLRGGQIVGTFQHLINPERHIPQRITRLTGITTAMVFEQPTAGEVLPGYLDFLSDSILVAHNLPFDQRFLDVELDLADQPPMTNESLCTLRLARRLLSALPSKGLSALTTHYGLKNDARHRALGDATVTAHVLMRLLDQLRIEFGATTIADVLAFQRKRYKDTRRAPKHLERIRQERLPLLPDRPGVYFMKDRRDRIIYVGKAKSLRNRVRSYFTGIEAHPPKTRKLLRDVRTVEWTETGSELRALLDESRLIKQMLPVYNRAQRRYRSYPFLRLDTTHRFPTITQTPVIRNDGAEYYGPIGRRGQAEELVELIGRLFQLRECEEPTFRMGRACLYHEMGRCTAPCEGGLGAARYGEVVEHVRRFLTGQDNSALDVVEQKMRQAAARLDFEEAGFYRDQFRRLERTLGRQQHIASAVHDHHAVLVEPGLREGDVQLFVIRHGRLVAMHDLPVPPTPDDLSALDGLLEEHFDPSVAPPDVIGKADVDQTRILLHWMHRHPDRARQIRWHDEDDLAAMRDAIVDSATRETWREAVTDDTEEDDA, from the coding sequence ATGGACCTGAGCACGCCCATTGATCAAGCCACGTTCGTGGTCACCGACACCGAGACAACGGGTGCGCGGGCGGGCGAGGATCGGCTAATCGAGCTGGCCGCGGTCAAACTACGCGGCGGGCAGATCGTAGGGACGTTTCAGCACCTCATCAACCCGGAGCGGCACATCCCGCAGCGCATCACGCGGCTGACCGGCATCACCACGGCGATGGTGTTCGAACAGCCCACGGCAGGCGAGGTGTTGCCCGGCTACCTCGACTTTCTCAGCGATAGCATCCTCGTAGCGCACAACCTGCCGTTCGACCAGCGCTTCCTCGACGTAGAGCTGGACCTCGCGGACCAGCCACCGATGACCAACGAGTCGCTCTGCACATTGCGGCTGGCGCGGCGGCTCCTCTCAGCGCTACCCTCGAAGGGCCTCTCGGCGCTCACCACACACTACGGCCTCAAGAACGACGCCCGCCACCGCGCCCTCGGCGACGCCACCGTGACGGCGCACGTGCTGATGCGCCTCCTCGACCAGCTCCGCATCGAGTTCGGCGCGACGACCATCGCCGACGTGCTCGCTTTTCAGCGCAAGCGCTACAAAGACACGCGCCGCGCGCCGAAGCACCTCGAAAGGATCCGACAAGAACGGCTGCCGCTGCTGCCCGACCGGCCCGGGGTCTATTTCATGAAGGACCGCCGCGACCGCATCATCTACGTCGGCAAGGCGAAGAGCCTCCGCAACCGCGTGCGGTCGTACTTCACCGGCATCGAGGCGCACCCGCCGAAGACGCGCAAGCTGCTCCGCGACGTGCGTACCGTTGAGTGGACGGAGACGGGCTCAGAACTGCGCGCGCTCCTCGACGAGAGCCGCCTCATCAAGCAAATGTTGCCGGTCTACAACCGGGCTCAGCGGCGCTACCGTTCCTACCCCTTCCTCCGGCTCGACACCACGCACCGCTTCCCGACGATCACGCAGACGCCGGTCATTCGCAACGATGGCGCTGAATACTATGGCCCCATCGGGCGGCGCGGCCAGGCCGAGGAGTTGGTCGAGTTGATCGGGCGCCTCTTTCAGCTTCGTGAGTGCGAGGAGCCCACGTTTCGCATGGGGCGGGCGTGCCTCTACCACGAGATGGGCCGCTGCACGGCGCCGTGCGAGGGCGGCCTTGGCGCAGCGCGCTACGGCGAGGTCGTGGAGCACGTGCGGCGCTTTCTCACCGGGCAGGACAACTCAGCGCTGGACGTAGTGGAGCAGAAAATGCGGCAGGCGGCTGCCCGCCTCGATTTCGAGGAGGCGGGGTTCTACCGTGACCAGTTCCGCCGCCTCGAACGCACGCTCGGTCGTCAGCAGCACATCGCCTCGGCGGTGCATGATCACCACGCCGTGCTCGTGGAGCCAGGTCTGCGCGAGGGCGACGTGCAGCTCTTCGTCATCCGCCACGGGCGCCTCGTCGCGATGCACGATTTGCCCGTCCCGCCCACGCCGGATGACCTCTCCGCGCTCGACGGGCTCTTGGAGGAGCACTTCGACCCGAGCGTGGCCCCGCCCGATGTCATTGGCAAGGCCGACGTAGACCAGACCCGCATCCTGCTCCACTGGATGCACCGCCACCCAGACCGAGCCCGTCAGATCCGCTGGCACGACGAAGACGACCTCGCGGCGATGCGCGACGCTATCGTGGACTCGGCCACGCGCGAAACGTGGCGCGAAGCCGTGACCGACGACACAGAAGAGGACGACGCGTAG
- a CDS encoding MarC family protein — protein MEFSDSVWSAALVLLFIMDPLGNIPLFLSLLRDVDDKRRRWVLARELLIALAVLFAFLLGGQAILDLLHLQQESVTIAGGLVLLVIGLRMVFPTPDGVMGPQPDGEPFIVPLAIPLIAGPSVLATLILMVNAAPDRTGTWALALLMAWGTTAALLMAAPLLYRLLRERGLIALERLMGMLLLMIAVQMLVNGVKAVL, from the coding sequence ATGGAATTCAGCGACTCGGTGTGGTCGGCGGCACTCGTCCTGCTCTTCATCATGGACCCGCTGGGCAACATCCCGCTCTTTCTCTCGCTGCTGCGCGACGTGGACGACAAGCGTCGGCGGTGGGTGCTCGCACGGGAGCTGCTGATCGCGCTCGCTGTGCTTTTCGCGTTCCTGCTCGGCGGGCAGGCGATCCTCGATCTCTTGCACCTCCAGCAGGAATCCGTAACGATCGCAGGCGGGCTCGTGCTGCTTGTGATCGGCCTCCGGATGGTGTTTCCCACGCCAGATGGCGTGATGGGGCCTCAACCCGACGGCGAGCCGTTCATCGTCCCGTTGGCGATCCCACTCATCGCGGGGCCGTCCGTGCTCGCCACGCTGATTCTCATGGTCAACGCGGCTCCAGACCGCACGGGGACGTGGGCGCTGGCGCTGCTTATGGCCTGGGGGACAACGGCAGCACTCCTGATGGCAGCGCCCCTCCTCTACCGCCTCCTGCGCGAACGGGGCCTCATTGCCCTCGAACGGCTCATGGGCATGCTGCTCCTGATGATCGCCGTGCAGATGCTCGTCAACGGCGTCAAGGCGGTGCTCTAG
- a CDS encoding adenylosuccinate synthetase, with protein sequence MTTAYLIVDLGFGDAGKGSLTDFLARRAVTDAHGVHTVVRYNGGPQAGHNVVTPDGRHHTFSQFGAGTFVPGVRTHLARHMLVSPPAMLAEAAHLDEVGVPDAFSRTTISARSLIITPFQQAANRLRELARGDARHGSCGMGVGEAQADRIALGDEAVLFAGDLADKARTRAKLQALQAYKQTQLDDVLARLPDTPAVRRERVAFDADDVVETTLDGYRRFLRHARIVGDGYLGEVLRWPGGVVFEGAQGVLLDEWYGFHPHTTWATTTLAHADALLAEQGYEGAITKLGLTRAYQTRHGAGPMPTEDPTLSRERPDAHNGDDPWQHGFRVGPLDLPLLRYAHAVVGHLDGLVVSCLDRIANRDGAVATGYRTDAPFPEASFVLADGVHTDDNPLIRTIEVHPSQWSEQQRLDHQERIGRTLGTCRPAYEHDLSADALAHLVADDLGVPLALTSGGPTAADKRIVASGLLPTTP encoded by the coding sequence ATGACCACGGCCTATCTGATCGTAGACCTCGGCTTCGGCGACGCGGGGAAGGGGAGCCTCACCGACTTCCTCGCGCGCCGAGCCGTCACCGATGCCCACGGCGTCCACACGGTCGTCCGCTACAACGGCGGGCCGCAGGCTGGCCACAACGTCGTCACGCCCGATGGGCGGCACCACACGTTCTCGCAGTTCGGGGCGGGGACGTTCGTGCCAGGCGTGCGCACGCACCTCGCGCGCCACATGCTCGTCAGCCCCCCGGCCATGCTGGCCGAGGCCGCACACCTGGACGAGGTCGGCGTTCCCGACGCCTTCTCCCGGACAACGATCAGCGCGCGGTCGCTCATCATCACGCCGTTCCAGCAGGCTGCCAACCGCCTACGCGAGTTGGCGCGCGGTGATGCGCGCCACGGGAGCTGTGGCATGGGCGTCGGCGAGGCGCAGGCCGACCGGATCGCCCTCGGCGACGAGGCGGTGCTCTTCGCAGGCGACCTCGCCGATAAGGCGCGGACTCGGGCCAAGCTCCAGGCGCTGCAGGCCTACAAGCAGACCCAACTCGACGACGTGCTCGCGCGGTTGCCCGATACACCCGCCGTGCGCCGTGAGCGGGTGGCTTTCGACGCCGACGATGTCGTGGAGACAACGCTCGACGGCTACCGGCGCTTCCTGCGGCATGCCCGGATCGTGGGCGACGGCTACCTCGGCGAGGTGCTCCGCTGGCCCGGCGGCGTCGTGTTCGAGGGGGCGCAGGGCGTGCTGCTCGATGAGTGGTATGGCTTCCACCCGCACACCACGTGGGCCACGACCACGCTCGCCCACGCCGATGCGCTGCTCGCCGAACAGGGCTACGAAGGTGCTATAACGAAGCTGGGGCTTACGCGGGCCTACCAAACGCGCCACGGGGCCGGTCCCATGCCCACCGAAGACCCCACCCTCAGCCGTGAGCGCCCCGACGCCCACAACGGCGACGACCCCTGGCAGCACGGCTTCCGCGTCGGGCCGCTCGACCTCCCGCTCCTGCGCTACGCCCACGCCGTCGTGGGCCACCTCGATGGCCTCGTCGTGTCGTGCCTCGACCGCATCGCGAACCGGGACGGGGCCGTGGCGACAGGCTACCGGACAGACGCACCCTTTCCGGAGGCCTCCTTCGTTCTGGCTGATGGCGTCCATACTGACGACAACCCGTTGATTCGAACAATCGAGGTGCATCCGTCGCAGTGGTCGGAGCAGCAGCGCCTCGACCATCAGGAGCGGATCGGGCGCACGCTCGGCACGTGCCGACCAGCCTACGAACACGACCTCAGCGCCGACGCGCTCGCCCACCTCGTGGCTGACGATCTTGGGGTGCCGCTCGCGCTCACGTCGGGGGGGCCGACGGCTGCCGATAAGCGTATCGTGGCGTCGGGGCTCTTGCCAACAACGCCGTAA